A single genomic interval of Agarivorans aestuarii harbors:
- a CDS encoding YHS domain-containing (seleno)protein, which produces MKMNTLKALTRTSLLAAALAVSSFSFAADVGMSVDANDLAIKGYDPVAYFVSGQPTQGNNSYTATHNNAIYHFASADNRDAFKADPAKYAPQYGGYCAFGVAMEKKFDTDPTAWKIVDGKLYLNLDKKVQQRWLENTGELIVDANQNWPEIKAVDAAKL; this is translated from the coding sequence ATGAAAATGAATACACTAAAAGCACTTACTCGTACCAGCTTACTTGCCGCTGCTCTAGCGGTTAGCAGCTTTAGCTTTGCTGCCGATGTAGGCATGAGCGTAGACGCCAATGATTTAGCCATTAAGGGCTATGATCCAGTTGCTTACTTTGTCAGTGGTCAGCCAACCCAAGGTAACAATAGCTATACCGCCACTCACAATAATGCTATCTACCATTTTGCATCAGCAGACAATCGTGATGCATTTAAAGCTGACCCAGCTAAGTACGCGCCTCAATACGGTGGTTATTGTGCCTTTGGCGTAGCCATGGAGAAGAAGTTTGATACCGACCCAACCGCATGGAAAATTGTCGACGGCAAGCTTTACCTTAACCTTGATAAAAAGGTTCAACAGCGTTGGTTAGAAAACACTGGTGAATTGATTGTGGACGCCAACCAGAATTGGCCAGAAATAAAAGCCGTAGATGCCGCTAAACTTTAA
- a CDS encoding DUF481 domain-containing protein, translating into MRLLAVVLLVTSSSLSLLLAAETSLPEDEQTPQSVAEQFQQDYFSALDLDDDKDWIQLDSGEVVQGELEELYQKEVLFDSDELDDLNIDIDDIQRLRTANWFQVNLRGLGVVRGRLMVDKDGVTIVGKDTHYASRQDVISVYRVAEREADRWENKATLSANIASGNTNTLEINGKLNSERKTALNRTIITYLGVISESNDETTARNHRVTLSHDLYKHHDWFFRPILADFYHAPLKNIKLQSQLASQVGYIPVDDDDKKWELSIGPSWQQTRFEEVTEGSSNKESSLGLSFGSNFEIDITKDIELTHDYQMTLSQTKTGGYQHHNLLNLAIDITDDLDLDIDFIWDYTESPTADSDDITPDRNDYRLVIGIGLDF; encoded by the coding sequence ATGCGCCTCTTAGCTGTTGTATTATTAGTCACCTCTTCTAGCCTTAGCCTTTTGCTTGCTGCAGAGACCTCTCTTCCCGAGGACGAGCAAACGCCACAATCTGTCGCTGAACAATTTCAACAAGACTACTTTAGTGCTCTAGATTTGGATGACGATAAAGATTGGATCCAATTAGACTCTGGCGAAGTTGTTCAAGGGGAACTAGAAGAGCTTTATCAAAAAGAAGTATTGTTCGACAGTGACGAATTAGACGACCTAAACATAGATATTGACGATATTCAGCGCCTACGCACAGCTAACTGGTTTCAAGTAAATTTACGAGGTTTAGGCGTGGTACGCGGCCGCCTAATGGTAGACAAAGACGGCGTTACTATTGTTGGCAAAGACACACATTATGCCTCTCGCCAAGATGTTATTTCTGTGTACCGGGTAGCCGAACGAGAAGCCGATCGCTGGGAAAACAAAGCCACCCTAAGTGCCAACATTGCCAGCGGTAATACCAATACCTTAGAGATTAATGGCAAACTTAACAGTGAACGAAAAACCGCACTTAATCGAACCATAATTACCTACCTCGGGGTGATTTCTGAATCCAATGATGAAACCACCGCGCGAAACCACCGAGTCACCCTCTCTCACGATTTATACAAACATCATGATTGGTTCTTTCGCCCTATATTGGCAGATTTCTACCACGCGCCACTGAAAAATATCAAACTGCAAAGCCAATTGGCCTCGCAAGTGGGTTACATACCAGTAGACGATGATGACAAAAAATGGGAGCTGTCTATTGGTCCTTCTTGGCAACAGACTCGCTTTGAAGAAGTCACCGAAGGCAGTTCTAACAAAGAAAGCAGCCTCGGTTTATCCTTTGGTTCTAACTTCGAAATAGACATCACCAAAGACATTGAGCTCACTCACGACTATCAAATGACCTTGTCTCAGACAAAGACCGGTGGTTACCAACACCACAATCTACTCAACCTAGCCATTGATATTACTGATGATCTAGATTTAGATATCGATTTTATTTGGGATTACACCGAGTCCCCCACAGCAGACTCCGATGATATAACACCGGATAGAAATGACTATCGCTTAGTGATAGGTATCGGTTTAGATTTCTAA
- a CDS encoding 4a-hydroxytetrahydrobiopterin dehydratase, with protein MSEHALSQPAIHLALKHLPTWQYQNNFIVNSYRFKNFAQAFEFMGRVADYAEQQNHHPDWSNCYNKVDISLTTHELGGVSERDFKLATLIEDLYQQYYLTK; from the coding sequence ATGAGTGAGCATGCGCTAAGCCAACCAGCTATTCACCTAGCCTTAAAACACCTACCGACTTGGCAGTACCAAAATAACTTTATCGTAAACTCTTATCGGTTTAAAAACTTTGCACAAGCCTTTGAATTTATGGGAAGAGTAGCTGATTACGCAGAGCAGCAAAACCATCATCCAGATTGGTCCAACTGCTATAACAAGGTCGATATTTCATTAACCACCCACGAATTAGGCGGAGTAAGTGAACGTGACTTTAAATTGGCCACACTTATCGAAGACTTGTACCAACAATACTATCTCACCAAGTAG
- a CDS encoding GFA family protein, producing the protein MSKMTGRCLCGKVSYQVEQLEPRMGHCHCSMCRKFHGAAFATYGEAKTENFRWTSGLEYLKKFTAENGTVRQFCSECGSSLSFAPANDDGRFIEFSLATLDNEIKLKPDAHIFVAYKANWFDICDNLPQHQEGRE; encoded by the coding sequence ATGAGCAAAATGACAGGGCGTTGTTTATGTGGAAAAGTGAGCTATCAAGTTGAGCAACTTGAGCCTCGAATGGGGCATTGTCATTGCAGTATGTGCAGAAAGTTTCATGGGGCTGCTTTTGCAACCTACGGTGAAGCTAAAACCGAGAACTTTCGCTGGACAAGCGGTTTGGAATACTTAAAGAAATTCACCGCTGAGAATGGCACTGTAAGACAATTTTGCAGTGAGTGTGGCTCAAGCTTAAGCTTTGCTCCCGCCAATGATGATGGCCGTTTTATAGAGTTTAGCTTGGCTACTCTTGATAATGAGATAAAGCTAAAACCAGACGCACATATCTTTGTAGCTTATAAAGCTAACTGGTTCGATATTTGCGATAACTTACCGCAACACCAAGAAGGGCGTGAGTAG
- a CDS encoding NADP(H)-dependent aldo-keto reductase, with translation MKYRQLGESNLRVSEICLGTMTWGEQNSQDQAFDQLDYALAHGVNFIDTAEMYPVPPQQSTQGDTETIIGNYLTRRKCRDELILASKVAAPSKSDRGGYIRQDMRLTWNGIHQAVEDSLNRLQTDYLDLYQVHWPDRATNFFGQLNYQHQEGADQTPIIETLEALADLVNSGKIRYLGISNETPWGAMRYVHLAEKHNLPKIVSIQNPYNLLNRSFEVALAEVSHRENIPLLAYSPLAFGALTGKYLNDQWPEGARLTLYKRFARYGAEAQQAIQHYVDLAREFELSPAQLALAFVNQRSFVGANIIGATNLEQLKENLSSTKVLMSDQLEQRIQELGDQYRIPCP, from the coding sequence ATGAAATATCGTCAATTAGGCGAGTCAAATTTGCGAGTGAGCGAAATTTGCTTAGGAACAATGACTTGGGGTGAGCAGAATTCTCAAGATCAAGCATTTGATCAACTTGATTATGCTTTGGCGCATGGGGTTAATTTTATCGATACAGCAGAAATGTACCCAGTGCCTCCCCAACAAAGCACCCAAGGTGACACTGAGACCATCATTGGCAATTACTTAACACGGCGAAAATGCCGAGACGAGTTGATCTTAGCCTCAAAGGTTGCTGCACCTTCTAAATCCGATCGCGGTGGTTATATTCGCCAAGATATGCGACTTACCTGGAATGGTATTCATCAAGCGGTAGAAGACTCTTTAAATCGATTGCAAACCGATTACCTTGATCTTTACCAAGTTCATTGGCCAGATCGTGCAACTAACTTTTTTGGCCAGTTAAATTATCAGCACCAAGAAGGCGCTGATCAAACACCTATTATAGAAACGCTAGAAGCCTTAGCTGATCTGGTTAATTCTGGAAAGATCCGCTACCTGGGGATCTCTAATGAAACACCTTGGGGGGCAATGCGTTATGTTCATTTAGCTGAGAAGCATAACTTGCCAAAGATCGTCTCGATCCAGAACCCTTACAATTTGCTTAATCGTAGTTTTGAAGTTGCCTTAGCGGAAGTGTCGCATCGCGAGAATATTCCTTTATTAGCTTATTCCCCATTAGCATTTGGTGCACTAACTGGGAAGTATTTGAATGATCAATGGCCCGAAGGTGCACGACTCACCTTATATAAGCGTTTTGCTCGCTATGGCGCAGAAGCTCAACAAGCGATTCAGCATTATGTCGATTTAGCGCGTGAATTTGAATTAAGTCCTGCCCAGTTAGCCTTGGCATTTGTCAATCAACGTAGCTTTGTTGGAGCTAATATTATTGGTGCCACGAACCTTGAACAGCTCAAAGAAAACTTGAGTAGTACTAAAGTGTTGATGTCCGATCAATTGGAACAGCGGATTCAAGAACTGGGTGATCAGTACAGGATCCCTTGCCCCTAA
- a CDS encoding HAD family hydrolase, translated as MELHIFDLDETLIAGDSGVLWHQFLVQEGVVTQVGFLEQDAAMMQQYALGELALEQYISFSLTPIKHLSSEQVDRLVSHFVRQQVNRIVYPQGQVLISQLKQSHEVLIISATVSFIVNQVAQLLGVEHHLGVDLYADQGKYTEQIQGVASFREGKVTRLKQWLTDQSRQYSSISFYSDSINDQPLLEYADNAYTVNPCPKLKQLALERNWTQFSWQLQSY; from the coding sequence GTGGAACTACATATATTCGATTTAGATGAAACACTGATTGCTGGAGACAGCGGCGTACTATGGCATCAATTTCTAGTACAGGAAGGAGTAGTTACCCAAGTAGGTTTTCTTGAGCAAGACGCTGCAATGATGCAGCAATATGCTTTAGGCGAGCTAGCCCTAGAGCAATACATATCTTTCAGTTTAACTCCGATAAAACACCTTAGTAGTGAGCAAGTTGACCGCTTAGTAAGTCACTTTGTTCGCCAGCAAGTTAATCGTATTGTCTACCCACAAGGCCAAGTATTAATCTCTCAGTTAAAGCAAAGCCATGAAGTACTTATAATCTCCGCTACAGTTAGCTTTATCGTTAACCAGGTTGCGCAATTACTAGGTGTTGAACATCATTTAGGCGTTGATTTATATGCCGATCAGGGAAAGTACACAGAACAAATACAAGGTGTTGCTAGCTTTCGAGAAGGTAAAGTCACACGGCTTAAGCAATGGCTCACTGATCAGTCAAGGCAGTACTCATCAATCAGCTTTTATTCTGACTCAATTAACGACCAGCCCTTACTAGAGTATGCGGACAATGCTTACACGGTTAACCCCTGCCCTAAGCTTAAACAGCTCGCTTTAGAGCGGAACTGGACGCAGTTTAGCTGGCAGCTCCAATCGTACTAA
- a CDS encoding uracil-DNA glycosylase family protein: protein MIIGDRSESLKQLLARINACRLCEKQLEPRPVVQASVQSKMLIIGQAPGIKVHKSGVPWDDASGKRLRQWLGLEPETFYNSELVAIVPSAFCYPGKGKQGDLPPPKLCFDTWHQQIIEQLNKVELTLLIGQYAQALYLPTDSKTTLSENVLGYQHYAAQGIWPLPHPSPRNRHWFAKHPWFEQDLVPKLQNQVKQVLA from the coding sequence ATGATCATAGGAGATCGTTCCGAAAGCCTTAAGCAATTGCTAGCGCGGATAAACGCCTGCCGTTTGTGTGAAAAACAGCTTGAACCACGCCCGGTGGTGCAGGCTAGTGTTCAATCTAAGATGTTGATTATTGGTCAAGCTCCCGGCATTAAAGTGCACAAAAGTGGCGTGCCTTGGGATGACGCCAGTGGTAAGCGTTTACGTCAGTGGTTGGGCTTAGAACCAGAGACATTTTATAACTCAGAGTTAGTGGCAATTGTTCCTTCGGCTTTTTGTTACCCCGGCAAGGGTAAACAGGGAGACTTGCCGCCACCGAAGCTATGTTTTGATACCTGGCATCAACAAATCATCGAACAGCTCAACAAGGTTGAGCTTACTTTGTTGATTGGCCAATACGCCCAGGCGCTGTATTTGCCAACCGATTCAAAAACTACGCTAAGCGAAAATGTTCTTGGTTATCAGCATTATGCAGCCCAAGGCATATGGCCATTACCTCATCCTTCACCGCGTAATCGCCATTGGTTTGCTAAGCACCCATGGTTTGAGCAAGATCTAGTGCCTAAACTGCAAAACCAAGTTAAGCAGGTATTAGCTTAG
- a CDS encoding pullulanase-associated domain-containing protein, which produces MQRASIFILLFWCISTVASADSVTVHYKSINNNYDGWGLHIWAGEEMVNGKQVGARTDFRLRKGTTPGDPLMPSKFDDFGVAFTIPVRKDAKQFSYTLTNGELHHMNVEEWKWIKSKHGLEIWIVEKDPKIYTGVPRQFAKSATTQTAKTTTTSAKPKAVLPPPVPKAKATTTTAKVAAKPKPTPKPVAKSTGPSPEMTRTLNLLKNDLSKKNKTINKLQSALNDTQKINQRLQNDLNSKLIDYQALLQLNDKISNENRTLTASNQSLYAQVEQAGSSNAEAQLLERNQQLEKQLAGVNEQVLGLQKTIAENTGNSEQQKQLQEQFNQMQTQRDELRADNNKLSAHIVELVQRSENAGQAQESGIAWWLFGAVVAVLVVLIGLVFLATSKRYKDLQLDMEDALKRKEEEIKTEKIYAAAANEKLRKVLHGEAQQRSWAPVPDGLPENLKKDTA; this is translated from the coding sequence GTGCAGAGAGCATCCATATTTATATTACTTTTCTGGTGTATTAGTACAGTTGCCAGTGCAGATAGCGTAACTGTTCACTACAAGAGCATTAATAACAACTATGATGGTTGGGGTTTACATATCTGGGCCGGTGAAGAAATGGTGAATGGCAAACAAGTTGGTGCTAGAACCGATTTCCGTTTGCGTAAAGGCACCACCCCTGGCGACCCGTTAATGCCGAGCAAGTTTGACGACTTCGGTGTAGCCTTTACCATTCCTGTACGTAAAGATGCTAAACAATTCTCATACACGTTGACTAATGGTGAACTACACCATATGAACGTTGAAGAATGGAAGTGGATCAAAAGCAAGCATGGTTTAGAGATTTGGATTGTAGAAAAAGATCCGAAGATATACACCGGCGTGCCAAGACAGTTTGCTAAAAGTGCTACAACGCAAACGGCAAAAACCACAACTACTTCAGCTAAGCCTAAAGCAGTACTGCCACCGCCAGTGCCTAAAGCTAAAGCAACAACCACTACAGCCAAGGTCGCTGCCAAGCCTAAGCCTACTCCTAAACCGGTTGCGAAGAGTACAGGTCCAAGCCCAGAAATGACGCGTACTTTAAACTTGCTTAAGAACGATTTAAGCAAAAAGAATAAGACTATTAACAAGCTTCAGTCTGCGCTAAACGATACTCAAAAAATCAACCAGCGTTTACAAAACGACTTAAACAGCAAGTTGATTGATTACCAAGCGTTACTGCAACTTAACGACAAAATAAGCAACGAAAACCGCACATTAACTGCGTCTAACCAAAGCTTATATGCGCAAGTTGAACAGGCTGGTAGCAGCAATGCCGAAGCTCAGTTGTTAGAGCGAAATCAGCAGCTTGAAAAACAACTCGCTGGCGTTAATGAGCAAGTTCTTGGTTTACAGAAAACCATTGCTGAAAACACCGGTAACTCTGAGCAACAAAAACAATTGCAAGAGCAGTTTAACCAAATGCAAACGCAACGAGATGAGCTACGAGCAGACAACAACAAGTTAAGTGCTCATATTGTAGAACTTGTACAACGCTCGGAAAATGCTGGCCAAGCCCAAGAATCAGGCATTGCTTGGTGGTTATTCGGCGCGGTAGTTGCGGTACTAGTGGTATTAATTGGTCTAGTCTTCTTGGCAACCAGCAAGCGTTACAAAGATCTTCAGTTAGATATGGAAGATGCGCTTAAACGTAAAGAAGAAGAAATCAAAACCGAGAAAATTTACGCTGCAGCTGCTAACGAGAAGCTACGCAAGGTACTTCACGGTGAAGCGCAACAACGCAGTTGGGCGCCAGTACCAGATGGCTTACCAGAGAATCTCAAAAAAGATACTGCATAA
- a CDS encoding WbuC family cupin fold metalloprotein, which produces MLKIINNKDFSDFSDKAKAAPRQRSHHNLHESLDAGVQRLFIATEPDTYMRPHRHSEAHKWELFLVLKGQLDLLIFNEQGELTERHSLSPETNRAIEVPPNTWHGYACMQAGTVGLEIKEGAYVPTPSEDFAPWSPAEGEEGADAYREWMRSAQVK; this is translated from the coding sequence ATGTTGAAGATCATCAACAACAAGGACTTTTCAGACTTTAGCGATAAGGCTAAAGCAGCACCACGCCAGCGCAGCCATCACAATTTACATGAAAGCTTAGACGCAGGTGTGCAACGCTTGTTTATCGCCACCGAGCCCGATACCTACATGCGCCCACATCGCCATAGCGAAGCCCATAAATGGGAGCTATTTTTAGTATTAAAAGGTCAATTAGACTTACTCATTTTTAATGAACAAGGCGAACTTACCGAGCGCCATAGCCTGTCACCGGAGACCAATCGCGCCATCGAAGTGCCACCTAACACTTGGCATGGTTATGCCTGTATGCAGGCTGGTACTGTAGGCTTAGAGATAAAAGAAGGCGCTTATGTGCCCACACCTTCAGAAGATTTTGCCCCTTGGTCACCCGCCGAAGGTGAAGAAGGCGCAGATGCCTACCGTGAATGGATGCGTAGCGCTCAGGTGAAATAG
- a CDS encoding AraC family transcriptional regulator, translating into MDQLSGLLRQFSISAGVFYSGQLCGLSDVATGNELVGHIHVLRSGRLSIQSKQQPLEVVAPSLIFFPQPQAHRLVVDDQQPAELVCATIQYDNANHSALANALPEKMVLSLSQQPQFARTIELLFSEAFETDQGSLVIMDKLVEVLVTLLLRHNINQQSKHSGLIAGLLHPKLSQALAAMHQQAASEHSVEWLAEQAAMSRTSFIECFKQTIGCSPGDYLVEWKINQAKQLLKRGKPIAWVVSEVGYQSVSGFTRAFRANTNMSPKQWLDEHSSSK; encoded by the coding sequence ATGGACCAACTTTCTGGCCTACTCAGACAGTTTTCAATCAGTGCAGGTGTTTTTTATTCAGGGCAATTATGTGGCTTATCAGATGTAGCCACGGGGAATGAACTCGTTGGACACATTCATGTATTGCGCTCTGGCAGGCTAAGTATTCAAAGCAAGCAACAACCGTTAGAGGTAGTTGCGCCAAGTTTAATTTTCTTTCCTCAGCCACAAGCCCATCGACTTGTAGTGGATGACCAACAACCGGCAGAACTGGTGTGCGCGACAATTCAATACGACAATGCCAATCACAGTGCCTTAGCCAATGCCTTACCTGAGAAAATGGTGCTATCGCTCAGTCAACAGCCTCAATTCGCCCGCACCATTGAATTACTTTTTAGCGAAGCCTTTGAGACTGACCAGGGCTCGTTAGTGATTATGGATAAGTTAGTGGAAGTCCTTGTTACTCTATTGCTACGCCACAATATTAATCAACAAAGCAAACACTCTGGTTTAATTGCTGGCTTATTGCACCCCAAACTGTCGCAAGCTTTAGCAGCAATGCATCAACAAGCTGCTTCAGAGCATTCCGTTGAATGGCTAGCAGAGCAAGCGGCGATGTCACGCACTAGCTTTATCGAATGCTTTAAGCAAACCATTGGCTGCTCACCGGGTGACTATTTAGTGGAATGGAAAATCAATCAAGCCAAGCAGCTGCTTAAGCGAGGAAAGCCGATTGCTTGGGTTGTTTCAGAAGTAGGCTACCAAAGTGTCTCTGGTTTCACCCGAGCATTTAGAGCCAATACAAATATGTCTCCCAAACAATGGTTAGATGAACATAGCTCCAGCAAGTAG
- a CDS encoding malate synthase G: MSKPTNNASSYHQLEHYQVSNLLYQFINQDVLPNSGVEQDSFWSGLEAYLDHFINKNQDLLAKRDSLQSQIDQWHQQHPAPIDTQAYQQFLQDINYLVKAPDQVSLATSKVDRELALLAGPQLVVPVMNARYALNAANARWGSLYDALYGTDVIEQSGELAPGSAYNPARGEAVIAYGRALLDKHCPLAHGSHADATKYSVLSGGLLVGLKDGSNTTLEEASHLAGYQGDAEQPSAILLQHHGLHIEIQFDEEHQIGAQDSANVKDIVLESALTTIMDCEDSIAAVDAEDKVEVYKNWLGLMCGTLNESLTKNGKQITRELAPNRQYINTQGHGFSLSGRSLMFVRNVGHLMTNNLMLDAKGNEVPEGLLDAVFTSLIAKHDLLGNSPYRNSREGSIYIVKPKMHGPEEVAFSNQIFAAVEELIGLTANTIKLGIMDEERRTSVNLKACISEAHQRVVFINTGFLDRTGDEIHTSMAAGAMVPKGDIKESVWIKAYELNNVQAGLACGLHGKAQIGKGMWAMPEMMAAMMQAKQAHPESGASTAWVPSPTAATLHAMHYHQVNVSSIQNQLLEALSSDDQRYLGDLLTPPLATDTTWTEQQLIAELDNNIQGILGYVVRWVEQGVGCSKVPDINGVGLMEDRATLRISSQHVANWLKHNIVSEDIVKQRFEVIAALVDEQNSGDPAYLNMAGNVATSCAYQAALDLVFKGCEQPSGYTEPLLHAWRREFKSQ; this comes from the coding sequence ATGAGTAAACCGACTAATAACGCATCTAGCTATCATCAGCTGGAACACTACCAAGTATCGAATTTGCTTTATCAGTTTATTAATCAGGATGTTTTGCCAAACTCTGGTGTTGAGCAAGACAGCTTTTGGTCTGGGCTAGAAGCCTATTTAGATCACTTCATTAATAAAAACCAAGATTTGTTGGCTAAGCGTGATAGCTTACAAAGCCAAATTGACCAATGGCATCAGCAGCATCCAGCCCCCATCGATACTCAAGCTTACCAGCAGTTTCTACAAGATATTAATTATCTGGTTAAAGCGCCTGATCAAGTTAGCCTTGCTACATCAAAAGTAGACCGTGAACTAGCTCTATTAGCAGGCCCCCAGTTGGTGGTACCGGTAATGAATGCTCGCTATGCCTTAAATGCTGCTAATGCTCGCTGGGGCAGTTTGTATGATGCGCTCTATGGTACCGATGTGATTGAGCAAAGTGGTGAGCTTGCCCCCGGCTCTGCCTATAACCCTGCGCGTGGAGAAGCGGTTATTGCTTATGGCCGCGCATTACTTGATAAACATTGTCCCTTGGCTCATGGCAGCCATGCTGATGCAACCAAATACAGCGTGCTTTCTGGTGGTTTATTGGTAGGTCTTAAAGACGGTTCGAATACCACCTTGGAAGAAGCCTCTCACCTTGCGGGCTACCAAGGAGATGCTGAGCAGCCTTCGGCGATTTTGTTGCAACACCATGGGCTACATATTGAAATCCAGTTTGATGAAGAACACCAAATTGGCGCGCAAGACAGTGCCAATGTAAAAGACATTGTATTGGAGTCAGCACTTACCACCATTATGGATTGTGAAGACTCTATTGCCGCGGTAGACGCCGAAGATAAAGTGGAAGTTTACAAAAACTGGTTAGGTTTAATGTGCGGAACATTGAATGAAAGCTTAACCAAAAACGGCAAACAGATTACTCGCGAGCTGGCGCCTAACCGCCAATACATTAATACTCAAGGTCACGGCTTTAGCTTAAGTGGACGCTCGTTAATGTTTGTGCGTAACGTGGGTCACCTGATGACCAACAACCTAATGTTAGACGCCAAGGGCAATGAGGTTCCAGAAGGTTTACTTGACGCTGTGTTTACCAGCCTCATCGCTAAACATGATTTGCTTGGAAATAGCCCTTATCGCAACTCCCGCGAAGGGTCGATTTACATTGTTAAACCTAAGATGCATGGCCCAGAAGAGGTTGCATTTAGTAATCAAATTTTTGCAGCCGTTGAAGAGCTTATCGGTCTTACAGCTAACACCATTAAATTGGGCATAATGGATGAAGAACGTCGCACCAGTGTTAATTTAAAAGCGTGTATATCAGAAGCTCATCAGCGAGTGGTGTTTATTAACACTGGTTTCTTAGATAGAACTGGGGATGAAATTCACACTAGCATGGCTGCCGGCGCTATGGTGCCAAAAGGTGATATAAAAGAAAGCGTGTGGATTAAAGCTTATGAACTCAACAATGTTCAAGCCGGCCTTGCTTGTGGTTTGCACGGCAAAGCACAAATAGGTAAAGGCATGTGGGCCATGCCCGAGATGATGGCAGCTATGATGCAGGCTAAACAAGCCCACCCAGAAAGCGGCGCTAGCACGGCCTGGGTTCCTTCACCCACTGCGGCAACGCTGCATGCGATGCATTACCACCAGGTAAATGTATCGAGTATTCAAAATCAACTATTAGAGGCGCTAAGTAGTGACGATCAGCGTTACTTAGGTGACTTATTAACGCCGCCATTGGCGACCGATACCACGTGGACTGAGCAACAACTTATCGCTGAACTAGATAACAACATCCAAGGTATTCTTGGTTATGTTGTTCGTTGGGTAGAGCAGGGCGTTGGCTGTTCTAAGGTGCCAGATATTAATGGCGTAGGTTTAATGGAAGATCGCGCGACCTTGCGTATATCTAGTCAGCACGTGGCAAACTGGTTAAAACACAACATTGTGAGTGAAGACATAGTGAAGCAGCGTTTCGAAGTGATTGCCGCATTGGTTGATGAGCAAAACAGTGGCGATCCCGCTTATTTGAATATGGCAGGCAATGTTGCTACCAGTTGTGCCTATCAAGCAGCACTAGATTTGGTATTTAAAGGCTGTGAGCAGCCTAGTGGCTATACCGAGCCCTTGTTACACGCGTGGCGACGTGAATTTAAATCCCAATAG
- a CDS encoding AraC family transcriptional regulator — MKEFDIGFVRLNFIKPLLNGLYAEYAIKPDELGIPSALLEEPLTLIPVNVANRWFEQAEHLSQDPLFMLKLTPHIGFENVELFNKWVYHTPDFVVTFRRINYGCSMLQSGCSLSGLQSGNIVKWAYNNPYASHQARLHDSLRMAIMMFNMLRYYLGEDFTPLQVNLTGPTADLKQLEAFFGCKVKQSSAQTEVWLNASVTHLDENSQWERHAPLRLNDAQLDEYINIPQPHDTVKSLYSLINFSRYYGRPNVDFLADCLSISRQQLQRRLLAHGWNFSAMTANVLCNEAVQYLFKGYDINNIAQRLSYSNEQSFCRAFKRLRGVTPYQYLQKLKAKT, encoded by the coding sequence ATGAAAGAATTTGATATTGGGTTTGTTCGGCTTAACTTCATTAAGCCCTTGCTCAATGGCTTATACGCAGAGTATGCGATTAAGCCTGATGAACTTGGCATTCCTTCGGCTTTGCTTGAAGAACCTCTCACACTTATCCCCGTAAACGTCGCCAATCGCTGGTTTGAACAAGCCGAACACTTAAGCCAAGACCCACTTTTTATGCTTAAGCTTACCCCGCATATTGGTTTTGAAAATGTAGAACTGTTTAACAAATGGGTTTACCACACACCTGATTTTGTAGTGACATTTCGCCGTATTAACTATGGTTGTTCGATGCTACAGTCAGGTTGCTCATTGAGCGGGTTACAGTCAGGAAATATTGTGAAATGGGCATACAATAACCCCTATGCAAGCCACCAAGCGCGCCTGCATGATAGCCTGCGTATGGCAATTATGATGTTCAACATGTTGCGTTATTACTTAGGTGAAGATTTCACGCCTTTGCAAGTAAACCTAACCGGTCCAACAGCAGACCTTAAACAACTGGAAGCTTTTTTTGGCTGCAAGGTTAAACAAAGTAGCGCTCAAACCGAAGTATGGCTTAATGCTTCAGTTACCCATTTAGACGAAAATAGCCAGTGGGAGAGGCATGCTCCACTGCGCTTAAATGACGCCCAGCTCGACGAATACATTAATATCCCTCAGCCTCACGACACGGTTAAATCATTATATTCACTAATAAACTTTTCCCGCTATTACGGACGCCCGAACGTAGACTTTTTGGCCGACTGCTTGAGTATATCGCGTCAACAATTACAACGCCGCTTATTGGCCCATGGCTGGAATTTTTCAGCCATGACAGCCAACGTATTATGTAACGAAGCGGTACAGTATCTATTTAAGGGCTATGACATTAATAACATTGCCCAGCGTTTATCTTATAGCAATGAGCAAAGTTTTTGCCGCGCCTTTAAACGCTTACGTGGTGTAACACCTTATCAATATTTGCAAAAGCTTAAGGCTAAAACCTAA